The Bombus fervidus isolate BK054 chromosome 8, iyBomFerv1, whole genome shotgun sequence genome window below encodes:
- the LOC139989691 gene encoding pyruvate kinase, translating to MLCTNDITPATKWIKSCRRMPWMINLEDQYITDDQVKAAYQNTRLEHNTQLDINSSPKLARLTRIMVTLGMANSHPDAVVNMMMAGANIVRLNMSHETEKWHAITVQSVREAGNRMYELTTEVYPLGVAMNLQGPEIRTGAFRGDEKSIGYAKLEKGKMVKLVTNDIAKRGGCATCFWISYLELPRVCRVGDRILIDRGAALLQVTCIHEEAVTCKIIKGGIVRDNKLVQLLDSVVSLPQISEKDTEHMKLASMLECDFLIMNHTRNEKMLYGIKSRLKKMGVTKICVMAKISTQQGFENFDEILHSADAILLDRNNIKIDVGNEKLFLVEKIIIAKCIRIGKPIVLGFQVYNNEQLNIDMNLIAHAVLNGVDAIFLKTGAMNMKDTTKLLSDVDIVCREAESARWQKEIFDELSYKVPIPLDPLHSIIVGAVETSIKSNAAAIVVTTTTGRSAVLLSMYRPRCLILAVTRYGVVARWLQLYYGIHSLHYRTEPLSDWGKDMQTRIQTGIDSLRRKGYIRVGDAIVVVSGWRQGAGFTNCIRIVYVSSGHMENQIADFEPCW from the exons ATGTTATGTACCAATGACATTACACCAGCAACTAAATGGATAAAATCATGCCGCCGAATGCCATGG ATGATAAACCTTGAAGATCAGTACATAACAGATGATCAAGTAAAAGCAGCATATCAAAACACACGTCTTGAACACAATACACAACTTGATATCAATTCCAGCCCTAAACTAGCAAGGCTTACACGAATTATGGTTACCCTAG gtATGGCGAATTCTCATCCTGACGCCGTCGTTAATATGATGATGGCTGGTGCGAACATAGTTCGTTTGAACATGTCTCATGAAACAGAGAAATGGCATGCGATCACTGTACAATCTGTTAGAGAGGCAGGAAATAGAATGTATGAATTAACGACGGAGGTTTACCCCTTGGGAGTTGCAATGAATCTCCAGGGCCCCGAAATAAGAACGGGTGCATTCCGTGGTGATGAGAAGAGTATA GGATACGCTAAATTAGAGAAAGGTAAAATGGTAAAATTGGTAACGAACGATATCGCAAAACGTGGAGGGTGTGCTACATGCTTTTGGATTTCTTATCTTGAATTACCTCGCGTATGTCGGGTAGGAGACAGGATATTGATTGATCGAGGCGCTGCTCTATTACAAGTCACCTGTATCC ATGAAGAAGCTGtaacttgtaaaataattaaaggtgGTATTGTAAGGGATAACAAATTGGTGCAATTACTAGACAGCGTAGTTTCATTACCACAAATTTCGGAAAAGGACACTGAACATATGAAATTGGCTTCAATGTTAGAATGTGATTTCCTTATAATGAATCATACACGTAACGAGAAAATGTTGTACGGTATTAAAAGTCGCTTGAAGAAAATGG GTGTTACTAAAATTTGCGTTATGGCAAAGATCTCAACCCAGCAAGGATTCGAAAATTTCGATGAGATTTTACATTCAGCCGATGCTATTCTTCTCGATAgaaacaatattaaaatagacGTAGGGAATGAAAAACTATTTTTAgtcgaaaaaataattattgccAAATGTATCAGG ATAGGGAAACCAATTGTATTAGGGTTTCAAGTATATAACAACGAACAGTTAAATATTGATATGAATCTAATTGCGCATGCTGTTTTAAATGGAGTCGATGCAATTTTTCTGAAAACTGGTGCTATGAATATGAAAGATACTACTAAATTGTTAAGCGATGTTGATATAGTATGCAGAGAAGCTGAAAGCGCTCGGTGGCAAAAGGAAATTTTCGATGAATTAAGCTACAAG GTGCCAATACCTTTAGATCCTTTACACTCTATCATAGTTGGAGCAGTTGAGACATCGATAAAATCAAATGCAGCAGCAATTGTCGTTACTACAACAACCGGACGCAGCGCTGTTTTATTATCAATGTATCGTCCTAGATGTCTAATTCTTGCAGTTACTCGTTATGGAGTAGTTGCTAGATGGCTACAGCTGTATTACGGTATCCATTCTCTTCATTACAGAA CGGAGCCCTTGTCTGATTGGGGTAAAGACATGCAAACTCGAATACAGACTGGTATAGACTCTCTCCGAAGAAAAGGGTACATTAGAGTTGGCGATGCGATCGTGGTTGTTAGTGGATGGCGTCAAGGAGCAGGCTTTACAAACTGCATACGTATAGTTTATGTGTCATCTGGACACATGGAAAATCAAATAGCGGATTTCGAGCCTTGCTGGTGA
- the LOC139989692 gene encoding pyruvate kinase isoform X1: MVWVTIYDKMAGKPNTQVLYAQSHLDHMCALDIDSHASFIRLSGIICTIGPASRSVETLEKMIETGMNIARLNFSHGSHEYHAETISNVRKAQKNLSSRSGINVPVAIALDTKGPEIRTGLLEGGGSAEVELLKDQTFKLSTDKAYMEKGNANLVYVDYENISKVLKVGSRVYVDDGLISLIVTAVNPDVIVTTVENGGMLGSRKGVNLPGSPVDLPAVSEKDKSDLQFGVEQDVDMIFASFIRDAKALTEIRAILGEKGKNIKIISKIENQQGMTNLDEIIDASDGIMVARGDLGIEIPPEKVFLAQKCMISRCNKVGKPVICATQMLESMVKKPRATRAETSDVANAILDGADCVMLSGETAKGDYPLECVRTMANICKEAEAVIWQTQIFQDLSRKALPPIDATHAIGIATVEVSVKCAASAIIVITTTGRSAHIVAKYRPRCPIIAVTRFHQVARQAHLYRGILPLYYEEAPLADWVKDVDVRVQCGLKFGKSRGFIKSGDSVVIVTGLKQGPGFTNTIRIVTVE; the protein is encoded by the exons ATGGTCTGGGTTACCATCTACGATAAG ATGGCTGGAAAGCCGAACACGCAAGTTTTGTACGCTCAAAGCCATTTAGATCATATGTGTGCCTTGGACATCGACAGCCATGCATCGTTCATCCGTCTTTCGGGAATTATTTGCACGATCGGACCGGCCTCAAGATCCGTCGAAACTCTCGAAAAGATGATTGAAACGGGCATGAATATCGctcgattaaatttttctcatGGCTCTCACGAATACCACGCTGAGACTATTAGCAACGTACGAAAAGCGCAGAAGAACTTATCCAGTCGATCAGGCATTAACGTTCCTGTAGCGattgctctcgatacaaaagGTCCTGAAATTCGTACTGGACTTTTGGAAGGC GGTGGATCTGCTGAAGTCGAATTACTTAAGGACCAAACGTTTAAATTATCTACCGATAAGGCATACATGGAAAAAGGCAATGCAAATCTTGTTTACGTAGATTACGAGAATATTTCTAAAGTATTGAAAGTTGGAAGTCGCGTTTACGTTGACGATGGTTTGATTTCCCTCATAGTTACTGCAGTCA atCCTGATGTGATTGTAACTACTGTTGAAAATGGTGGAATGTTAGGTTCTCGCAAAGGTGTCAATCTACCTGGATCACCGGTAGATTTGCCAGCTGTTTCTGAAAAAGATAAATCTGATTTGCAATTTGGTGTTGAACAAGACGTTGATATGATCTTTGCGTCATTTATAAGAGATGCTAAAGCTTTAACGGAAATTCGCGCAATTCTTGGCGAAAAGGGAAAgaacattaaaataatatccaaAATTGAAAATCAGCAAGGAATGACAAATCTTGATGAAATTATCGACGCTTCTGATGGTATCATGGTAGCGCGTGGTGATCTTGGTATTGAAATACCACCAGAAAAAGTATTCTTAGCACAGAAATGTATGATCAGTAGATGTAATAAAGTTGGGAAACCAGTAATTTGTGCTACGCAAATGCTTGAGTCTATGGTGAAGAAACCACGTGCAACTAGAGCTGAAACATCGGATGTAGCTAATGCTATACTTGATGGTGCAGATTGTGTCATGTTATcag GTGAAACTGCCAAAGGAGATTACCCACTAGAGTGTGTGCGCACAATGGCTAACATCTGTAAAGAAGCGGAGGCTGTAATTTGGCAGACACAAATTTTCCAAGATCTTTCTCGCAAAGCATTACCACCAATTGATGCTACTCATGCTATTGGAATCGCTACTGTAGAAGTATCCGTAAAATGTGCAGCTAGTGCTATTATAGTAATCACAACTACCGGCCGTTCAGCGCACATAGTTGCAAAATACAGACCACGTTGTCCAATTATAGCAGTAACTAGATTCCATCAAGTTGCACGACAAGCGCATCTTTATCGTGGCATTTTGCCCCTTTATTATGAAG AAGCGCCATTAGCTGATTGGGTGAAAGACGTTGATGTACGCGTCCAGTGTGGTTTGAAATTCGGCAAAAGCCGTGGTTTCATTAAATCTGGAGATTCAGTTGTAATAGTCACTGGATTGAAGCAAGGCCCAGGATTTACGAATACAATTCGTATTGT gaCGGTTGAATAG
- the LOC139989692 gene encoding pyruvate kinase isoform X2: protein MAGKPNTQVLYAQSHLDHMCALDIDSHASFIRLSGIICTIGPASRSVETLEKMIETGMNIARLNFSHGSHEYHAETISNVRKAQKNLSSRSGINVPVAIALDTKGPEIRTGLLEGGGSAEVELLKDQTFKLSTDKAYMEKGNANLVYVDYENISKVLKVGSRVYVDDGLISLIVTAVNPDVIVTTVENGGMLGSRKGVNLPGSPVDLPAVSEKDKSDLQFGVEQDVDMIFASFIRDAKALTEIRAILGEKGKNIKIISKIENQQGMTNLDEIIDASDGIMVARGDLGIEIPPEKVFLAQKCMISRCNKVGKPVICATQMLESMVKKPRATRAETSDVANAILDGADCVMLSGETAKGDYPLECVRTMANICKEAEAVIWQTQIFQDLSRKALPPIDATHAIGIATVEVSVKCAASAIIVITTTGRSAHIVAKYRPRCPIIAVTRFHQVARQAHLYRGILPLYYEEAPLADWVKDVDVRVQCGLKFGKSRGFIKSGDSVVIVTGLKQGPGFTNTIRIVTVE from the exons ATGGCTGGAAAGCCGAACACGCAAGTTTTGTACGCTCAAAGCCATTTAGATCATATGTGTGCCTTGGACATCGACAGCCATGCATCGTTCATCCGTCTTTCGGGAATTATTTGCACGATCGGACCGGCCTCAAGATCCGTCGAAACTCTCGAAAAGATGATTGAAACGGGCATGAATATCGctcgattaaatttttctcatGGCTCTCACGAATACCACGCTGAGACTATTAGCAACGTACGAAAAGCGCAGAAGAACTTATCCAGTCGATCAGGCATTAACGTTCCTGTAGCGattgctctcgatacaaaagGTCCTGAAATTCGTACTGGACTTTTGGAAGGC GGTGGATCTGCTGAAGTCGAATTACTTAAGGACCAAACGTTTAAATTATCTACCGATAAGGCATACATGGAAAAAGGCAATGCAAATCTTGTTTACGTAGATTACGAGAATATTTCTAAAGTATTGAAAGTTGGAAGTCGCGTTTACGTTGACGATGGTTTGATTTCCCTCATAGTTACTGCAGTCA atCCTGATGTGATTGTAACTACTGTTGAAAATGGTGGAATGTTAGGTTCTCGCAAAGGTGTCAATCTACCTGGATCACCGGTAGATTTGCCAGCTGTTTCTGAAAAAGATAAATCTGATTTGCAATTTGGTGTTGAACAAGACGTTGATATGATCTTTGCGTCATTTATAAGAGATGCTAAAGCTTTAACGGAAATTCGCGCAATTCTTGGCGAAAAGGGAAAgaacattaaaataatatccaaAATTGAAAATCAGCAAGGAATGACAAATCTTGATGAAATTATCGACGCTTCTGATGGTATCATGGTAGCGCGTGGTGATCTTGGTATTGAAATACCACCAGAAAAAGTATTCTTAGCACAGAAATGTATGATCAGTAGATGTAATAAAGTTGGGAAACCAGTAATTTGTGCTACGCAAATGCTTGAGTCTATGGTGAAGAAACCACGTGCAACTAGAGCTGAAACATCGGATGTAGCTAATGCTATACTTGATGGTGCAGATTGTGTCATGTTATcag GTGAAACTGCCAAAGGAGATTACCCACTAGAGTGTGTGCGCACAATGGCTAACATCTGTAAAGAAGCGGAGGCTGTAATTTGGCAGACACAAATTTTCCAAGATCTTTCTCGCAAAGCATTACCACCAATTGATGCTACTCATGCTATTGGAATCGCTACTGTAGAAGTATCCGTAAAATGTGCAGCTAGTGCTATTATAGTAATCACAACTACCGGCCGTTCAGCGCACATAGTTGCAAAATACAGACCACGTTGTCCAATTATAGCAGTAACTAGATTCCATCAAGTTGCACGACAAGCGCATCTTTATCGTGGCATTTTGCCCCTTTATTATGAAG AAGCGCCATTAGCTGATTGGGTGAAAGACGTTGATGTACGCGTCCAGTGTGGTTTGAAATTCGGCAAAAGCCGTGGTTTCATTAAATCTGGAGATTCAGTTGTAATAGTCACTGGATTGAAGCAAGGCCCAGGATTTACGAATACAATTCGTATTGT gaCGGTTGAATAG